From Borrelia duttonii Ly, the proteins below share one genomic window:
- a CDS encoding variable large family protein, translating into MQVKKEEGKIRVIIVMVMMMVMMGCNSGGRDPEKVFLSEMVNLGKGFLDVFVGFGDMITGTLGIKAETKKSDIGKYFTDIAATMESVKNKLQTEVAKNGNYEKVKTVVEQFITGILDKIAEGAKEAAKGATGDDAIGGAPTAGQDAAPADATSVNALVKGIKEIVGVVLKKDEGNPEATKTKDDQQKTIGKLFGGKNNDGTETDAAAASASIGAVSGADILQAIAVSAGASGEPTIQTAKNAAEVAAAKKEDQKTLDEVKVQKDAIIGAGIALRGMSKGGKFAAKAEEKSVHAVNGAVASAVSKVLSTLTIAIRNTVNLGLKEINKVLGEIKQGEGSEVKVN; encoded by the coding sequence ATGCAAGTAAAAAAAGAAGAGGGGAAAATAAGAGTAATAATAGTGATGGTGATGATGATGGTGATGATGGGATGTAATAGTGGTGGTAGAGATCCAGAGAAAGTATTTTTGAGTGAGATGGTAAATTTAGGGAAAGGATTTTTAGATGTTTTTGTGGGTTTTGGCGATATGATTACAGGGACGTTGGGGATAAAAGCGGAAACAAAGAAAAGTGATATAGGGAAGTATTTTACTGATATTGCAGCAACAATGGAATCTGTTAAAAATAAATTGCAAACAGAAGTTGCGAAGAATGGTAATTATGAAAAAGTTAAAACGGTTGTTGAGCAGTTTATTACTGGGATATTAGATAAGATTGCAGAAGGGGCAAAAGAAGCTGCTAAAGGGGCTACTGGTGATGATGCTATTGGCGGTGCTCCTACTGCTGGACAGGATGCAGCACCAGCAGATGCTACAAGTGTAAATGCACTAGTTAAAGGAATTAAAGAGATAGTTGGAGTAGTGTTAAAGAAAGATGAGGGTAATCCAGAAGCTACTAAAACCAAAGATGATCAGCAAAAAACGATTGGTAAGTTATTTGGTGGTAAAAATAATGATGGTACAGAAACAGATGCGGCAGCGGCAAGTGCATCAATAGGAGCAGTAAGTGGCGCTGATATATTACAAGCTATTGCTGTTTCTGCTGGGGCTTCTGGTGAACCTACTATTCAGACAGCAAAGAATGCTGCTGAAGTTGCTGCTGCCAAAAAAGAAGACCAAAAGACTCTTGATGAAGTTAAAGTGCAAAAGGATGCGATTATTGGAGCAGGCATAGCATTGAGAGGAATGTCAAAGGGTGGTAAATTTGCGGCTAAGGCTGAAGAGAAATCTGTTCATGCAGTAAATGGAGCAGTGGCAAGTGCAGTAAGTAAGGTATTGAGTACATTGACAATAGCAATCAGGAATACAGTAAATTTGGGATTAAAAGAGATAAATAAAGTATTAGGAGAGATTAAGCAAGGGGAAGGTTCTGAAGTTAAGGTTAATTAA
- a CDS encoding variable large family protein, with protein sequence MKKEKKGEGKVRVVIMMGCNSGGVGGVEGKVDLAKKNSFLESLVAIGEGFQEIFAGFGSAVGDVLGFNVVKVGDNRSKVGEHFKKVGEGLTTTKNKLNELKVKISEAKNADGDTIEFVKGAIKGANDVFDKLIVALTKIAGVVGNIDIAAGASDNAAAVAADKDSVDIVIAEVKNVIDAAEKSGVDIVKGDSGNAVESGANNAVEAIAKTAAAGQGAAAKLAGEVSKADPWAMIDKIKNAKTGSQLVNNTTNEVGALTVGTIAQAGAKSNADLVAAVALKAMTKDGKFSANNADAETVKAAVVSAVNKVLGILDVIIRKTVSSNLDKVREAVKGIKYSKTDITDASQSDATK encoded by the coding sequence ATGAAGAAAGAGAAAAAAGGAGAGGGGAAAGTAAGAGTGGTAATAATGATGGGATGTAATAGTGGAGGAGTAGGAGGAGTAGAGGGTAAGGTAGACTTAGCAAAGAAGAATAGTTTTTTAGAGTCATTAGTTGCGATCGGAGAGGGGTTTCAGGAGATTTTTGCTGGGTTTGGGAGTGCTGTTGGAGATGTATTAGGGTTTAATGTAGTTAAAGTGGGAGATAATAGAAGTAAAGTCGGAGAACATTTTAAGAAAGTAGGAGAAGGACTTACAACAACTAAGAATAAGTTAAACGAGTTAAAAGTTAAAATATCTGAAGCTAAGAATGCTGATGGAGATACAATTGAATTTGTGAAGGGTGCAATTAAAGGAGCAAATGATGTTTTTGATAAATTGATTGTTGCTCTAACCAAAATTGCTGGTGTTGTTGGTAATATTGATATTGCTGCTGGTGCTAGTGATAATGCTGCTGCTGTTGCTGCTGATAAGGATAGTGTTGATATTGTAATTGCAGAAGTGAAAAATGTTATTGATGCAGCAGAGAAGTCTGGAGTAGATATTGTAAAAGGGGATTCTGGTAATGCTGTGGAAAGTGGTGCTAATAATGCGGTAGAAGCTATTGCAAAGACTGCTGCTGCTGGTCAAGGAGCTGCTGCAAAATTAGCAGGTGAGGTATCAAAGGCCGATCCATGGGCAATGATTGATAAGATAAAGAATGCTAAGACTGGTTCTCAACTTGTTAATAATACTACTAATGAAGTTGGAGCGTTGACTGTTGGCACTATTGCGCAGGCTGGAGCAAAGAGTAATGCCGATCTAGTCGCAGCAGTAGCTCTGAAGGCTATGACTAAGGATGGTAAATTTAGTGCTAATAATGCAGATGCTGAAACAGTTAAAGCAGCGGTTGTGAGTGCAGTAAATAAGGTACTAGGAATACTTGATGTAATAATTAGAAAAACAGTAAGTAGCAATTTAGATAAAGTAAGAGAAGCAGTGAAGGGAATAAAATACTCTAAGACTGATATAACTGATGCTAGTCAGTCTGATGCTACTAAATAA
- a CDS encoding variable large family protein, with protein sequence MMGCNSGGVKDPEKVFLSEMVNLGKGFMEVFVSFGDMITGTLGIKAETKKSEIGKYFSDIEKTMNSVKSKLNAVVAENGDYSKVKEVVEQFINGILDKVAEGAKEAASGIKDASGNLGDIEKAADASKGAEATSVINLVKGIKTIVDVVLKPNEGDGLKDVTKSLDDDKKKIGKLFGDKTGSGAEEKHIAAASASIGAVSGVDILQAIAKSSGNVAVGKASAAKDAAGLAMANGDSTETTDLDAAAKKDAVMSAGIALRAMAKNGKFIVKDDAANKTEAEGAKGVSSNAVSKVLSTLTIAIRNRVDEGLKEINKVLGEIKQG encoded by the coding sequence ATGATGGGATGTAATAGTGGGGGAGTGAAGGATCCAGAGAAAGTGTTTTTGAGTGAGATGGTAAATTTAGGGAAAGGATTTATGGAAGTGTTTGTGAGTTTTGGCGATATGATTACAGGGACGTTGGGGATAAAGGCAGAGACTAAAAAAAGTGAGATAGGGAAGTATTTTAGTGATATTGAGAAGACTATGAATTCAGTAAAAAGTAAATTAAACGCTGTAGTGGCAGAGAATGGTGACTATTCAAAGGTGAAAGAAGTAGTTGAGCAGTTTATTAATGGTATATTGGATAAAGTAGCAGAAGGAGCAAAGGAAGCAGCTAGTGGTATTAAAGATGCTAGTGGTAATTTAGGAGATATAGAAAAAGCTGCTGATGCTAGTAAAGGGGCAGAAGCAACTAGTGTAATAAATTTAGTTAAGGGAATAAAGACTATAGTAGATGTAGTGTTAAAACCAAACGAGGGTGATGGACTAAAAGATGTAACTAAATCTCTTGATGACGATAAGAAAAAAATAGGTAAACTATTTGGTGATAAGACTGGCAGTGGAGCAGAAGAGAAACATATAGCAGCGGCAAGTGCATCTATAGGAGCAGTGAGTGGCGTTGATATTCTTCAAGCTATAGCTAAGTCTAGTGGTAATGTGGCTGTTGGGAAGGCAAGTGCAGCAAAAGATGCAGCGGGACTTGCAATGGCTAATGGTGATTCCACTGAAACTACTGATTTAGATGCAGCAGCAAAGAAAGACGCAGTAATGTCAGCTGGTATAGCATTAAGAGCAATGGCAAAGAATGGTAAGTTTATTGTAAAAGATGATGCTGCTAATAAAACAGAAGCAGAAGGAGCTAAGGGTGTATCATCTAATGCTGTTAGCAAGGTATTGTCTACTTTAACAATAGCAATAAGGAATAGAGTGGATGAAGGATTAAAAGAGATAAATAAGGTATTAGGAGAGATTAAGCAAGGATAG